From the Acipenser ruthenus chromosome 5, fAciRut3.2 maternal haplotype, whole genome shotgun sequence genome, the window aaactgtcttcagcaacctcaccttgttagctgagtttggctgttcctcacccagttttattcctcctacacagctgtttctgtttcagttaacaattgtgtttcaacctacatattgaattgatgatcattagcacctgtttggtataattgtttaatcatacacctgactatatgcctaaaaaaatccctgactttgtgcaagtgtacctagaacaggggtgggcaatcctggtcctggagggccggtgtccctcctggcttttgttccaactgtgctctaaattacttaattgtactgattattaccaattattggtctaattaagtaatttagagcagagttggaacaaaagccaggagggacaccggccctccaggaccaggattgcacACCCCtgacctagaagaattgatgctgttttgaaggcaaagggtggtcacaccaaatatggatttgttttagatttttcttctgttcactcactttgcatttagttaattgataaatataatctattaacatgtctatttttgaaagcattcttacttcacagcattttttcacacctacctaaaacttttgcacagtactatacagtgtgtatatatatatatatatatatatatatatatatatatatatatatatatatatatatatatatagtaattaaaccatatttgatgttttatttgttttactgtaaaggttatgtatttaatcacatgtaaatcaatgtaatgtaaagcatccagagatgataaataacaaaagcaagaaAAGTATCAACATTATAATTAAATACTAATTATATTTTAGTTCTTAGTGTTTGACACGATTTGATAGGCGAGTCTCCTCTAATTGTATCATCAGCTGGTAAAAAAATCACACATATGTTAGTCCTGTtgtacagctaataaaaatgtaaaatacatactagcttttcagaatacttatttcagtaaaggtaaacaaatcatacacatcagctatatccagttccctgtaAATGTACTCCCAGATATTCTCCCTCATTGCagtgtctttataatttttgtgttctttattgtacagctccagGTATTTTGATACCgcaagaatgatcttttcttctgccattgtttactgaaggcacgcaagggaagctgttcctcattggtcagttccttAGCTGCCGCACGACAAAATCACAAACTTAGGAACCAATCCTATTTGTTTCGCATTGCTTGTGTCGCCCATCGCATCGCAGGCAGTGCGAATGTCTTGTATCAAaactgcatgttttattttttttgtcttacgacacattcgcttgtcgcatcCCGTCCGGCGTGTGGAGACCTTTAAATGGTTCCTATTGTTTTCCAAGGTAGGTAGCACTGTGCTGTGTAAGAATTGTTACAGATCACTATCAGCTTAAGACACAAAAATGTCTGTATTTGTACTACAAACTATAACAGTATCTAAACATTAGACGTTGAGAAATGTTAAATTTTAAAATCTTATGAAAAACGTTTTTGTAATTGCAATTGACAGCATGTGGTTACATATTAACAATGACAAATATTTAATCATCTTCAAGAGCTGATAAATCGCAACTAGGATGCTGTTAGGTGCCGtaggttttgttgttttttgatgTGTGATGAGAAGCGATTAACAGTTTGGGAGTGTGACAGATGCAGTTGCATTATTATGGGGACATTTGGACCTCAGGTTGGGAGCCTCAGCGTTAGGGGATATGAACCCTCTGCAGAGATGCAGTGTGATGATTTGCAATGCTGGTCTGACAGTGCGCTGTGTCTGTTTCAGGACACTCCTGGTCCAGATGATGAGTGCGGCCGGGACAGGGTACAGCTTTAACACCAAGAGGAACAGGCTGCGTGAGAAGCTGGTGCTGAGGAAACATGACCCCAAAGGTGAGGAGGGTGGAGCACTTGGTATGGGTGATGGAGATGGTCAAGGAAGAACGGACTGATTGAACATCAGTGATCCCTGCTTATGGGGAGGCTCCCCTAGTAAAGGCACGGACGAGTGGTGTgaagggtgagtcatacagtcaaggggagcgcaggttcctggctgaTCTTCACTTGGGATTCAACAAGGATCATTGGCACTGGTGCttccatgggttagggaggcaaaagtGGCAGAGATTGTTTCTCCTCACCATGCTACAGCGGACAATACTGGCCAGGTGGCTTGTGAGCTCATTGGAGATACGTGCAGGGTTGGCCTTTGTCATCCAGGGGAAGGTAGCTACAACTGCTGTAGATCCTGGTTGTAAAGAAGCAGTTGGCTTGGTTGTGAGATTAGAGGACACCCACCGGCACCCTCTGTTCTTCTGAGCTGTCGTGGGGATTATTGCGGTGTGGGAACATCATTGTACATTCTAAAGTTGGGATAAAATAATTGGGTGTGAATTAAGGTGCTTTCAGGGAACTCATTTcattcttgcaaaaaaaaaacatgtatagaaagacaaagaaaaaaaaggaaaagctgTGGTGCGCATTCCATATTACAAATGATCTGTACTGCCACCTACTGTCCTGGGGGGTTCATCCATTCACTCCGTTTCTCATTTGTTTTATTGTCTTTACACAGTGGACAAGCATGTCCTTTTCTTTGAGAAGAAGAAGATCCGCTCCATCTAAAGCAGCAAATCATCACAAACTGACTTTGATTCACTACAAATGGATCTCTTTGAAAGAATTCCTGAATTTTGTAACAGGAGAACTggtttaaatgtctttttttatcatCCCAGTCTTAAGAaagtaatttaataatttaatggGGGAGGGAGGGTAATAATAAAGCTGTTCAAGGTGAaatgtttaaatggtaaacaaaaattaaaacccTAAATGGTGTAGTATTGTATTAAATGTTAAACTGAAAAGGTACTGTTTTGTGTCATGTATTGTATCATCATTTATTGTATCTTGATACACTGCACTGTAATGTATTAGTAtgtgaaaacaaaagtaaaatacaacacataaggtaaaccttttttttttttttttttaatagagataaaaaaaaaattaaacaagttaTTCATATAAAAAGATTCGGATTGAACGAGTTCAAGCAGAAATGTTTACTTAGCTTGAATATGGGCTATTCTTTTGaccactgtatttaaatacagtgaatcTACTGCATTAAGTCCACTCTGCAgttctgtaaacaataatgttgtGCAGCTCCCTTGAAAAGTGGAGTTGCACTTTTCAAACCTGAAGcgaagaaatactaaaagaaacttcatgaaTTCAATGATGTTTGTTACCATATTTATTTGCAAATTAATACTATGACAAAGATTGTTATCATTTTTCAAAAGCTAAAATAATAACCTTCCCTAATTCTAAAACACAATATCATGAACTTGGGAGGGAATCAAGTTTAACTAAACAAACACTTTCCTTCATATAGAACCAGTTGCAACTGCAGGAGACATGTTCGGTTGAGCATCATTTACTTTTTATTGATCAATCAGAGGACAATCCTAATTTAAAAGTGCAGAAAATGATTAGTTTAGAAGAGAAATCGTGAAATTCTCTTCGAAAACAAAAGCCAGTTAAAATAAGTGTTCCAGACTTTGTTATGTTTTTGAAGCAGCTATTGACAAAGTCCTTTCTCTCTGTGAAGGCACACTATTGTTCAGTCATCTGTATCTTCAAATTAGATTTTTGTCACTGTTCCCTTACcatttatgatgtttacaatcactctgagtggttcttattattgcagttactcaaatgctgTGGTTCTTTAAAGTTCTTGTTGCCTATCTGTATGTAACATGGGATAGATATGCCAAAGTGTCTTTGTAATAGcaagtgccagcaccatctagtgtacagcagtgtattgccaacaaatatatatatatgtgtgtgtctgtgtgtgtgtgtatatatatatatatatatatatatatatatatatatatatatatatatatatatatataaagaacccAGGTGAAAGTACTGTAACACTgagttataaaataataaatccaaAAATAATTTAGTATTTGactaattgcaataagaaccactacAAATTATTGTATGTGTCTATGTGCATGGAGACTGATCCCTCTCTAGAAGAGCTCCTGGGGGAGGTCCTTCCTGAATGGGTAGGACCCCTGTGTTCCCTCTGCCTTCACGCTTATTGCTGCAATGTGATTGGCTCTTCTGGCCATCTCCTCCAGAGGCAGTGTGGGGTGGTGTGCCATGAAGAACGCCAGAGCCCCAACGAAGCTGTCCCCCGCACCCTGTCAGTAGAGAAGcacaaacaaaaggcaaaatagaCCTTTAGCTCAAGAGTTACAGCTTTTGAATAGGGTCCAATATAAATGCCTTACCCAAGCATGAAGGAAGTAAGGTTGCTTTAGAAAATCATGGTACATACCCAAGGCAATAGGTACATACCGACAGATAATACCCATAGGGACTCAGGGGTTGTTAGGGtaaaaagtttaatttaaaaaatgcaagaaaaaaggGAGCCTAGCAGATACATGCATTTGAAAGCCAACGCCTCACATTTCCCATGGGAAAGCAGCGCTGCAAAGCTCCTTCCTCTGTGGCAGGTCTGTACCCATCTCCTGTCACAGGCACGGAGGACAAACCAGTGAGTCACTAATTGTCCCATTGGAGCTGGTAACCTCTACCATTCCAGTGCGATGAGTGAATACCCCTTTCTCAGCCCCCCTGTGAAATCTCCATTTAGAGACTGTGAAACCACACTCCCACTACAAAGGGGTTTTTCACAATTTCAAAGAAAACCTACAACAACTTTCTGCAAAGCAGAACAGCTCTTCTGTATTCTCCAGTAGTACTACATGTGTCAAGTGAAATGGATTATGTCCATACTGTTTCCTTAAATAATTTCACAACTCGGGGCAAAGTAATCAAGGTCTTTACTCCAATGTGCAGAATGTAAAATCTCGCTCAATTCAGCACAATAGGCATGATAAATTACCAGGCAACACTTTAATTGATTTGCTTAAAATAGAAGAAATAAACAAAGTAGGATGAAAAATGGCAAAACTACCACTGTAAACTGTTTGCTCTCCACTGGACAAACAAACGTTTTGACAGCTGCCAGCAGGGGGAGTCCTAGCACCTGTCAAACCGAATGACGCAGCCCTGCATGCCCACAAACACAGGAACTCTCTTTGCAGTTGAGAATATATACTATACTATACCCTAAAGAAAACTACAATTCGACTGTAAAATTTGAATGTTTTCCTGGTTGCTGGAATCACGTGtcctgtaaaatgaaaaaaaaaaataataattctggatGTAATTTATAACCACATACACTGCTGAACGTAGTATGCTTGCATGTTGTCTCCCGGAAGGACATTGTGTCCCTAAAGCTAAAGCCTTTTGAGTATGTAGGCAAACTGGAATGATACTGGGTACAGCAGGCCGAACCGTGGAAAGGGGTAGTAAACCAACCAAGGAATTACACTCCAGTGTAAAATTGAACATAGCTAAAAACGTGATTGAGATTGTAGTCTTAAATTGTACTTACAACATCTCTTAACACAGTATTTATACTATGTGCTACAAATTGAAACACCCAAGCAGGAACACCCTTATACACAGTAAAGTGTTGTGTGCCTAATAAAGGTGTGGCGATAATGATAATAAGTGTGACAAACATGTCATATgaaacacagcacagtaaaggTTTGATAAGTAATCCATACTCTCCATCACTCAAATCCTAATGTCTGAAGTAAAAGAAGCTGTAATATGATAAAACTTTGTCAACTGCATTTCAAATAATTTTAAGTAAAAAGCACATGACGAAACATGGCAATCTGTTATCCTCTTCAGTGCCTTATTAATTTAAATCTTCTTGGAAATTGCGATGGACTGATTCAAGAGGGAACTGACCCACTAAATGGGATTTTGAACCTATGGCTCCAAGTTCTCTGCTCAAACCACTAAACCAGCCCTGTAAAGGCTGTTATTTTTTAACTATTGGCTCTTGATTGCTCAGGGATTCTGTTTTTGTTCAAAAAGGCAGAGGAATGCTTGTCCGTTaactgtggttttattttattttattttttttaattatcgaTGAGGGTATGAGACTTAAAAAAGCCTGTCAGTTGTACTGCTGGTGAAGCACTGCTGCTGTAAACCGCAATGGAATGTGACAAAGCTATCAGATTTAACCACAGAATGGGCCAGGAGCTGGTTTCTCACAGACTTGGCTGATTAGTCACCAGTGTGTTTGGGGTTCAGCTCCACTCTCTCCACTCCAGCTGACACTCTCCACATCGCTATCCTCAAGGCTCCGGCCTGCCTCACTGACCACCCTGATTTGAGCCAAGGCTGGCGTCACAGGGACCCTTCCACTTGGGGTAGGTGGAGCGCTGAGGATTCCAACTGACGGCAGAGTTTTTTAAACCAAGAGTCTGTAAAAACTAGTCCAATAATTTTTGAAGATTCTTCCACACGGCTGCACAGGTATCAGTTGTGTGAAGAAAATCTGTATTTGACTTTGTTATATGATATTATGTGAAATGATATTATGAAATAGTTACGTGATATTATGTGAAGTCAGGTAACAGAGAGTCGGGCGGAGAGTATAGGGTGTTTCATAACTCCGATGTGCTTAGCAGCACAGATTATGCTGCTGATGCAAGCTTCTGAGTCaccagcacagcactgcaccggCTCTGACTCTggctctcactctcactctcacaggTCACATTGTAGGAGTTCTGTGGGATGAAGGAAATATCTGCTTTGCGTTCTTAAAgcacaaatatttaaaacaaccATATGCTGTAGTGAATCTTTGCAAGTATTTGTAAATGCAACATTGTTAGGGTCAGAGTTTTAGTTTTTGAAGAAGAGAATCCCACTTGGttctccccttataaaagtttccgaTAGTAAAGGCGTGGTacagtgcaataaagcacagtgaaagcatgataaatcataggtaagcactgtaaaaccaAGGGGTATGGTAACACAGTGGTTAACTTTggcaaatgcatagcataaccactGGAAAAGCACCAAAACTACTATGCAAAACTACCATTACcacaatggtaaacttttataacggTCCTTATAGAATTACTGCAGTCCAACAATAGTAGACTAGTCTGTATGATGACCGAGTTATCACAGTAGGGAATGCTTTAATAGGAAGGAGGTCTGACATCACTTTCCTAATGGGAAAATAAGCACGCATGAaactgaataaacaaagtaaatcgATACAAATTATTTCTGAGAAAATTGCATCATAACCCCCCCGTGCAAACACTGCTACAGTATGAACCACGCACTGTTATATCAAATAAACAGCAAATCATCATAGAGTTCAAAGGTATTCACCATTGATATTGTCATATAAGACTGTTAATGTACAAAGTTCAAAGATATGTTTTTTCAAAGCACATGGCGAGTTAAGACAATAAGGGGCGGCTAGGATGCCTCTTCAAACCGAAGCCTGGTAAAACGTTTTCATGGCAGTCCTACATTAAAAGTTACGTCAGGGAGTCTCCTGATGGAACTTGAGGTACTTTTCCATttggatttaaaaatacatatttggcaATCCTACCtttaattatatttttctgtttttgtgagCTATTACAAAGCAttacaatataatttattatacTAAAAAAAAGCAGCTTTTCAAAGGATGAAAGTACTTTTGCAGAATGTAAACAAGCAAACTGATCAACACGTTGTGCTTTGTGATAAAGGCACAGAAGgctttatttcagtatttcagtGTAAAACTGAGCATGTTGTGGGGCAGTACAGATTTCAGGATCTGTTCCAGGCCTGATACAATGTGTGTTTGCACTTTGgatcaaaacaaattaaaaacagagATAACATGCACATTATATTGCATTGCATTAACATTTAAATGCAATAATACCATCCACACTGGCATAGTGTCATTACTGCCTTCGCCGTAATGGTGGAGTGCCCACTGTACTAGTCACAGATTAGAATGGGAGCTGATATATGGACCATTTTCACTTCCAGTGCCTGTAAATCCCAACACCTTGAGTGACGAAAGTGGATTTGGTTGGAATAACCTCTTTCTTACAGTATAACTTAAAAGAGTGAAACCTTTCTTGGGTGACTCACTGCGCAGGCGATAGAGAGTAGCTCAGTGTGCCATACGGAACAATTACAGTCAGCCTCACCACTCTGCAGCACGTGCCACTTTGTTGAAGTTCAACTAAACTTTTCTTTAACTTCCCACTTTGAGGACTCTTATCATTAGAAAATGGAATCAAATGCTGGGTTTTGCTTTGCATCTTGACATTTTTCCGGTATAATTAAATTAGTCTCCTTGACTTGTACCAAACTCCCTAACTAGCAGGAAAGATAAAAATCTATGTCtcgaacaaaacaaaacaagaaaaaaaagatttactggAAACAAGATTGTGCTttccaaaaaaatgtaaaacaaggtTCAATTTATAGCTTTAGCATCTTTCATCAAAGCATGAAGGAATTCACTGACAACAGGCTGTGTAACCGCAAGCTGGTCGGCAGCGCTGAGTGCTGCAGTTTTAGCAGCTGAGTCACCGGGGAGTGCTTGCTTGTAAAGGTGCTGGGGTCAGAGCCTTCTAACCACAACTAACACAGCAACAGGGACTGTTTGTGTTCCGGGGCTGGGGGGCTGTCTGCTCTGAGCTCTTGGGGAGCAGTGAGATCATTATTTGAGGTTTTATTCTTTGGGTCTATGTGGTAGTGGATTGGATCTCAGTAGTGTTCTTCCAGGCAGTCGCAGACTTCCCTTAAATTCGTCCGTTCCATTTTGCTAGTAACGTTCAATAAATAAAGACGGTATATGAAACATGAGGCAAGGGTAGGCAAATGAGTGGAATCGCATGATGGGTAAAGTCAGGCCTGGGCAAAGCTGGTCCTTCCTGTCCTAGTCTTAGTTCAAGCCTTGTTCTAATTTAGTCAACTGAACCCTGAAGTAGTTCTCTTTTTACCTATCAAACATGGCATAGAATGGCCCACCAGGACCAGAATTGGTCACCCCTGGGTTAAGTACTTGATGGTGCAGTTAGTCTCCAAATTAACAACCTGCTGCATTTCACTCCCTTTTTCCTATTTCACTGGTTCTGCAGTCCAAGTATTCTGTATTATAAAACTGACACAGTAAGGTACTATCTAAGCTAATTATTGTTATTCTGTCCTAAAGATATCATTTACCAGTTTAACATTACTGTACCATATTTGATTAATCTCTTGGTCAATAAAACACAGATTACAGACTAAGGGAAGGCAGGCAGGCATCTTTCTCTGAGtccccaaataaaaaaacaggctttGGTAAAATGAATTTGCTTACACAGCATTGTTTTACAATTTCTTCCTTGGGCTCAAAATTACTGAAATATTTCCTTTATATAAACAAGTCATTATAAATGATGCAAACCTGCAtagccatttttaaaaaaatcagttttaacTGTATCATGTTGTTGTAACATTGCTGCTGCCAGCTCCTGCTAACATGCTGACACGCACATGAGGTGCTTGTCTCTCTGTGGACTTTCctggacattttttatttgataagAATCAGCACAAAGGGTAAAAGCACTAGCAGATGTGAAACAAGTGTGGTGTTCTTACACAGTCCTCAGTGGGCTGTGCATCACAATCTCAGCTTTGTTCTACACAAGCCCCGAAATTTGGAATTCTTGACTGCTGAATGTTCTGAGTAGTTTCCATCAAGTCATTGTACTGAGTAGTTTCCATGAAGTCATTGTACTGAGTAGTTTCCATTAAGTCATTGTACAGTATTCACAAAGTCAACCTTCAAAACTGGGACCCATAAGACATGCCCTGTGTCTCACTGTATCTAGTAACGTTGTCTTTCAGCCTTCATGAGCATTAAATAATACCATTCAGAACCTACTGTACAGGTTCATATTTAAAGTGTTTGTAGCTAAGACAACAGTTTCATAAATCTCATATGTTGCATACTTCCATTCTctatattggtctcaaatgtttagttttgaaagaaacacgttatagtaaaactttttaaaataagacaTCTGGTACAACACTAGGTTCAAGTAATCTCCGTTTCACCTGGACAGTGCAACTGTCCCTACCCTGTCAATGCCTTCTTTCCAGTCACTAACCAACACGTTGCTTTCCCTGACATGCTTTCAGGTGAAGCAGTAACAACAGTAacatagtgtagtaccagatatcatgattttttaactaaaatacaagttttaaataacatgtgtGACTTTCAAAactaagaaatactaaaataaatgtaataaattcaatgacaaacgtttaaactagaagtctttctcaattactttaaaagacttctagtcgaaatgtttgttactgaatttattacatttattttagtatttcttagtTTTGAAAGTCACACGTTATAGAAAACTTGTATTGAGTGTTTATTAGTTACGGACGGGACATATGTAACAAATGACATCTAAGACTATTTTGGCCACCATTGCTGTATCATTATGAATGTTACTGGTGTATCAGAAAGCACAGCTCCTTACTGTGGAGTCCACTGCAGTGACCTTCTGTCCAGCGATGTGCTTGGGGGTGGGATCctgcactgacatcatcacacAGCCCTCCGACCCCAGTGTGACGATCACCGAACGACAGCCTCGCCCCAGAAGCACTGCCCCTGCCTTCCCAGCATCCTCCAGGCTCACAACCGGCACCCCTGTCAAGAGCTCCGCCTGCAAGTCAACACGATCCACTGGTAAGTGACAGTGACAGAGTAGCAGAACGAGGTTCATTT encodes:
- the LOC117402450 gene encoding large ribosomal subunit protein bL33m — its product is MFLTSVNLAKSKSKTLLVQMMSAAGTGYSFNTKRNRLREKLVLRKHDPKVDKHVLFFEKKKIRSI